The Terriglobus roseus region AACGGACGTTTTGACTGTCGACCCTAAGCCCGTACCGCAGACTGACGCCGCTCAAACAGGTAAGCAGGCATTCCTAAGAGAAACTCCCACAAAGTAATGTCTTTGGAAGTTGTGTGCGGAATGGATCTTGGGTCCATTCCGCGTTCATCTTCAGTTGAAGTCAACGCATATAAACGAGCAGCTCCACCCGCTGAATCTCAGTTGGTTCAGAAAGGAAGTTCATGCCCACGATGCTCGAACAGCTCCGCACGATGACGACGGTTGTCGCAGATACGGGCGATATGAATTCTATCCGCGCATACGCTCCGACAGATGCCACAACGAATCCATCCCTGCTTGAGGCGGCGGCAAAGATGCCGGAGTATCAAAGTATCGTGGATGATGTCCTCCGCTCCGCCCGCAGGAAGGCGGGTACATCGGCATCGAGTGAAGAGGTATCGGCGGCCGCATTTAAAACGCTGGCTGTTGCCTTCGGTCGCAAGATCCTAGAGATCGTTCCGGGTCGTGTCTCGACCGAGATGGATGCGCGATTAAGTTTTGATCGTGAGAAGACCATCGAAGAAGCTCGGGATGTCATCCGTCAGTACGATGAAGCTGGCATATCTCGTGAGCGGGTGCTCATTAAGATTGCCGCCACGTGGGAGGGCATTCAAGCGGCCGGGATTTTGGAAAAAGAAGGAATTCACTGCAACCTGACTTTGCTCTTCGGCATTCATCAAGCCGT contains the following coding sequences:
- the tal gene encoding transaldolase, which produces MPTMLEQLRTMTTVVADTGDMNSIRAYAPTDATTNPSLLEAAAKMPEYQSIVDDVLRSARRKAGTSASSEEVSAAAFKTLAVAFGRKILEIVPGRVSTEMDARLSFDREKTIEEARDVIRQYDEAGISRERVLIKIAATWEGIQAAGILEKEGIHCNLTLLFGIHQAVACAEAGVTLISPFVGRILDWHKANTGKTYTGAEDPGVKSVTEIYRYYKKFGYSTQIMGASFRNLDEVKELAGCDLLTISPTLLSKLALSREELPRKLNPQSAKEFDVEKLPMDQQIFERMHAADSMAHEQLSDGIERFSKALESLEALLLRRTRELESD